In the Paenibacillus sp. FSL H7-0357 genome, one interval contains:
- a CDS encoding BadF/BadG/BcrA/BcrD ATPase family protein, which produces MKVFLGLDGGGTKTDAAALDERGTLLARYIGGPSNPHSSSFGTALTEIMSAIDGLIERLSINIDEITAICLAVSGFSSIDEETLLKRSVQQHVLKQGLSIPVFIQSEGQISLMAAVGSNHGVLVISGTGSICYGYLPDGSGTRTGGWGHYLGDEGSGYQIGLRTLKTVMRSYDSVCKPTIMTDMIMEEYGFKLITDLKGYIYIPSHSKAEIAAFSKVCIQAAGAGDAAAIAILTEEAASLSDTAAALLRRSPTLQNYPVVLSGSVFRYSPIFRGNFCSSLQKTIGGLKFVDGSLGAPPSTGAAMTARKLFNDYRQE; this is translated from the coding sequence ATGAAAGTGTTCTTAGGCCTTGATGGAGGTGGCACAAAGACCGATGCAGCCGCTTTGGATGAGCGGGGAACATTACTCGCCCGCTATATTGGAGGTCCATCCAATCCGCATAGTTCCTCCTTCGGGACAGCGCTTACAGAAATTATGTCAGCTATTGACGGATTGATAGAGAGACTGTCGATAAATATCGATGAAATTACAGCAATATGTCTCGCTGTGTCAGGTTTCTCCAGCATCGATGAAGAAACCCTCCTTAAGAGGTCCGTTCAGCAGCATGTATTGAAACAAGGCCTATCTATTCCGGTGTTTATACAATCAGAAGGACAGATTTCTTTGATGGCCGCAGTGGGAAGCAATCACGGGGTGCTGGTCATCTCGGGTACCGGATCGATTTGCTACGGCTATCTTCCGGATGGATCCGGCACCCGCACCGGCGGCTGGGGACATTACCTTGGAGATGAAGGCAGCGGATATCAAATCGGGCTCCGTACACTCAAAACGGTGATGCGCAGTTATGACAGTGTTTGTAAACCCACGATAATGACCGATATGATTATGGAGGAATACGGATTTAAGCTCATTACGGATTTGAAGGGATATATTTATATCCCTTCCCATTCCAAAGCAGAAATTGCCGCCTTCTCAAAGGTTTGCATTCAGGCGGCTGGAGCCGGAGATGCTGCTGCTATTGCCATCCTTACCGAAGAAGCTGCGTCCTTAAGCGATACCGCTGCGGCCCTGCTTCGCCGCAGCCCCACTCTGCAGAACTATCCCGTAGTGCTCAGCGGCTCGGTGTTCAGGTATTCCCCGATCTTCCGCGGGAACTTCTGCAGCAGCCTGCAGAAAACTATTGGCGGGTTGAAATTCGTAGACGGGAGCCTTGGGGCTCCGCCATCCACCGGAGCAGCCATGACTGCACGCAAGCTGTTTAATGACTACAGACAAGAATAG
- the murQ gene encoding N-acetylmuramic acid 6-phosphate etherase — protein sequence MNPILDNLITEQLNDKTSDIDNLSSTEIMELINNEDRLVAECIQGLIPQIAIAADYIVHAFQQGGRLFYVGAGTSGRIGILDASECPPTYGTDPAMVQGLIAGGFQAIKDPVEGAEDSEELGAADIDSSGITAKDVVIGIAASGRTPYVLGAMKRAGELGAVVIGLCNNPGTPMAGLGQLTIEAVVGPEVIMGSTRMKSGTTQKMILNMLTTTAMIRIGKVYRNLMVDLNPSNKKLVHRAKRIIGLATDASDEVIEAAYHGAEGHVKTAIIMILANVDAEEARSRLLAADGFVRGALQ from the coding sequence ATGAATCCTATTTTGGACAACCTGATTACAGAGCAGCTCAATGATAAAACAAGCGATATCGATAACCTCAGTTCCACTGAAATCATGGAGCTGATAAATAATGAAGACCGGCTGGTCGCCGAGTGTATTCAAGGGCTTATCCCGCAGATTGCCATCGCTGCGGACTATATCGTCCATGCCTTTCAGCAGGGCGGGAGATTGTTCTATGTAGGGGCCGGAACGAGTGGGAGAATCGGCATTCTTGATGCCTCCGAATGTCCGCCCACCTATGGCACAGACCCGGCTATGGTGCAGGGATTAATTGCCGGAGGGTTTCAGGCGATTAAAGATCCCGTTGAGGGTGCGGAAGACAGCGAGGAATTAGGCGCAGCCGATATCGACTCCTCCGGCATCACGGCGAAGGATGTGGTTATCGGCATTGCCGCCAGCGGGCGCACACCCTATGTTCTGGGGGCGATGAAACGTGCCGGAGAACTTGGAGCGGTTGTCATCGGCTTATGCAACAACCCCGGAACACCGATGGCAGGCCTCGGTCAATTAACCATAGAAGCAGTGGTTGGCCCGGAAGTCATCATGGGCTCTACCCGGATGAAATCAGGCACCACGCAAAAAATGATTCTCAACATGCTGACCACCACCGCCATGATCCGGATCGGGAAGGTCTACCGTAATCTCATGGTCGATCTGAATCCCTCCAACAAAAAACTGGTGCACCGGGCCAAACGGATTATTGGACTGGCCACCGATGCTTCCGACGAAGTGATTGAAGCGGCTTATCATGGCGCAGAAGGCCATGTAAAGACTGCCATTATTATGATATTGGCCAATGTGGATGCTGAGGAAGCGCGGAGCAGACTGCTGGCTGCAGACGGATTCGTGCGCGGAGCATTGCAGTAG
- a CDS encoding ABC transporter substrate-binding protein, with product MKKSLLLSMVLVMMLISACGNSGGKEAASSPDAKDTVTVWTYPVHGAYEDELKGLVADFQKEHPNITVKTEVLSWAEGPKKFDVALNAGSPPDLYFHSVDGTYVNTGLALDLDPYMTDDIKNDYLPGTLELAQIGGKQYGLPLYQFQWGWGGNKRILEEAGIDWASIQQKGWTWSEFEAAAAKLTKTLGDGSTQYPLVTDGTSLDFIEMLSRNNNMPDVLDESGAFQWNDERILDTLSFIKGLLDKGYMPKETAAIAPAKRSDMFYAGQAAIISKAIPYYDVMIQNRNKDIDAGTITGEKINFVLLPVPHNDAAPAKTTMGAEGYIAFKQKNDKGEQHAKNTFLVLDYLSSAKAGNSSNELVLPFVRKSQADLFAGKALGTEETIKASAIMAENIAMPVTLKLDTAIAAQMKQFKEQVVTPNIQALYSGEKSPEAIAKEFNSKGSQMLNK from the coding sequence ATGAAGAAAAGTTTATTGCTTAGTATGGTACTGGTTATGATGCTGATCAGCGCATGTGGCAACTCCGGAGGCAAGGAGGCGGCAAGCAGCCCGGATGCCAAAGATACCGTTACCGTCTGGACTTATCCGGTGCACGGAGCCTATGAGGATGAACTAAAGGGTCTGGTAGCAGATTTTCAAAAAGAACATCCAAACATCACCGTGAAGACGGAAGTGCTGTCTTGGGCGGAGGGTCCGAAGAAATTCGACGTAGCCCTGAATGCCGGCAGCCCGCCTGATCTGTACTTCCACAGTGTGGATGGCACCTATGTCAACACCGGGCTTGCGCTTGATCTGGATCCGTACATGACGGACGACATCAAGAATGACTACCTTCCGGGAACACTGGAGCTCGCCCAGATTGGCGGCAAACAATACGGCCTGCCGCTCTACCAGTTCCAATGGGGCTGGGGCGGGAACAAGCGGATTCTGGAAGAAGCAGGCATTGACTGGGCTTCGATTCAGCAAAAAGGCTGGACTTGGTCTGAATTTGAAGCCGCTGCTGCTAAGCTGACCAAAACCTTGGGCGACGGTTCCACCCAATATCCGCTGGTGACAGACGGAACATCGCTGGATTTCATTGAAATGCTGTCCCGCAACAACAATATGCCTGATGTTCTGGATGAATCCGGTGCTTTCCAGTGGAACGATGAACGTATCCTTGACACGCTGAGCTTCATTAAAGGCCTGCTGGACAAAGGCTACATGCCCAAAGAGACCGCAGCCATTGCTCCGGCCAAACGTTCCGATATGTTCTATGCCGGACAAGCCGCCATTATTTCCAAAGCCATCCCTTATTATGACGTAATGATTCAGAACCGGAACAAGGATATTGATGCGGGTACGATCACAGGCGAGAAAATTAATTTCGTTCTGCTGCCGGTTCCGCACAATGATGCTGCTCCAGCCAAAACTACGATGGGCGCGGAAGGCTATATCGCCTTTAAACAGAAAAATGACAAAGGCGAGCAGCATGCCAAAAATACATTCCTGGTGTTGGATTATCTGAGCAGTGCTAAAGCCGGTAATTCCTCCAATGAGCTGGTGCTTCCATTTGTACGTAAATCGCAAGCTGATCTGTTTGCAGGCAAAGCGCTTGGAACGGAAGAGACAATCAAAGCTTCCGCGATCATGGCTGAGAACATTGCAATGCCTGTAACACTGAAGCTCGACACCGCTATTGCAGCCCAAATGAAGCAGTTCAAGGAGCAGGTTGTAACACCGAATATCCAAGCCCTGTATTCCGGGGAGAAATCACCTGAGGCTATCGCAAAAGAATTCAACAGTAAAGGAAGCCAAATGCTGAATAAGTAG
- a CDS encoding FapA family protein → MAEHMSEKELNKLINMLELSRIESEVSIEESFMEDDNSDNERDGRLLVRAGKIFVQDPLPGGSPAVISALLPVLLHVNGQVLTEPSAVTSQDIIEWEIVEPPLYTITVSEDRLLAFFTLLGSKRFPWKLNDHFTASIVEVKASQDSANVIGMLGLNQIIVDFEHKKIIQNLNISGIHAELQNPTYQPITAAKGRAAVPGENAYLELFFSETIENEFSEIEGQVDYRSHLRIPSVIRGEVIARKIPVVEGIPGYDVYGEILYPPEPADITVTARNNTVLLINNEVRALREGRPRVTGDKVKCFDICTSYLVPGNVSIHTGNIIFSGDVIIRGNVEDNMIIESLGNVYVSGSVYNSTITATGSILVKGNVVNSKLYSGYFGVMYNRIYNFSKQLIEECKVLQNATQMLVQAVQSHKKSVKYGQAVLLLLESKFQKIPQLIKELLLVLDTVKASFHKDLEQTLHFLNLFLKPVQLVDFLTETSLSGVIGILEELHVGVARMQESKVEVNIGKCQNSTLKSNGDINIHRDGIVQSELFSSGNITFHKTFSVCRGSKLEAGGNILAYFVGGESGAQSYLKAKQSVTVRKMYMGKVTIDRFTADIMEPVENIIFDIETVRMIKLRMEAKP, encoded by the coding sequence ATGGCGGAGCACATGTCCGAGAAGGAACTCAATAAACTGATTAACATGCTGGAGCTTTCACGGATTGAGAGTGAGGTGAGCATCGAAGAATCTTTTATGGAAGACGATAATTCCGACAATGAAAGGGATGGACGGCTGCTGGTCCGGGCTGGAAAGATATTTGTTCAGGACCCGCTTCCAGGCGGATCACCAGCAGTGATATCGGCCTTGCTCCCGGTGTTGCTTCATGTAAACGGTCAAGTGCTTACAGAGCCGTCAGCTGTCACCTCACAAGACATCATAGAATGGGAGATCGTCGAACCGCCGCTTTATACCATTACTGTTTCCGAGGACAGGTTGCTGGCCTTTTTCACCCTACTTGGATCTAAAAGATTTCCCTGGAAATTAAATGACCATTTCACAGCCAGCATAGTAGAGGTGAAAGCATCGCAGGATTCGGCGAATGTCATCGGCATGCTTGGCCTGAATCAGATCATTGTTGATTTTGAGCATAAGAAGATCATCCAGAACCTGAACATCTCCGGCATACATGCCGAACTTCAGAATCCGACCTATCAGCCGATTACTGCTGCCAAAGGGAGAGCGGCTGTGCCTGGGGAGAATGCGTATCTGGAATTGTTTTTCTCCGAGACGATTGAGAATGAATTTAGTGAAATTGAAGGACAGGTGGATTACCGCAGCCATCTCCGCATTCCTTCAGTGATCCGCGGTGAGGTCATTGCCCGCAAGATTCCGGTCGTCGAAGGGATTCCCGGCTATGATGTATATGGAGAAATTCTTTATCCGCCTGAGCCTGCTGATATTACAGTGACTGCAAGGAATAACACAGTGCTGCTGATCAACAATGAGGTCCGCGCCCTGCGCGAAGGCAGGCCCAGGGTGACTGGCGACAAAGTCAAATGTTTTGACATCTGCACTTCCTACCTCGTTCCCGGCAATGTGAGCATCCACACCGGCAATATCATCTTCTCGGGCGATGTGATTATCCGCGGCAATGTAGAGGACAACATGATTATTGAATCCTTGGGCAATGTCTATGTTTCCGGAAGTGTCTACAACTCCACAATTACTGCTACCGGGAGCATTCTAGTGAAAGGAAACGTGGTTAACAGCAAGCTGTATTCCGGTTATTTCGGCGTCATGTACAACCGGATCTACAACTTCTCCAAGCAGCTGATTGAGGAGTGCAAGGTCTTGCAAAATGCTACTCAGATGCTCGTACAAGCCGTACAAAGCCACAAAAAGAGTGTGAAGTACGGACAGGCCGTGCTGCTGCTGCTGGAAAGCAAGTTTCAAAAAATCCCCCAGCTCATTAAGGAGCTCCTCTTGGTGCTGGATACGGTGAAGGCTTCCTTTCATAAAGATCTGGAACAGACCCTGCATTTTCTCAACCTGTTCCTGAAGCCGGTGCAGCTGGTCGATTTCCTGACGGAAACTTCGCTCAGTGGGGTTATCGGTATATTGGAGGAGCTGCATGTTGGTGTGGCACGGATGCAGGAATCCAAAGTGGAGGTTAATATCGGCAAATGCCAGAACAGCACACTGAAATCGAATGGGGATATTAACATCCACCGGGACGGCATTGTGCAGAGTGAACTGTTTTCTTCGGGGAATATTACGTTTCATAAGACGTTTTCGGTTTGCCGTGGTTCCAAGCTGGAGGCAGGAGGGAACATTTTAGCCTATTTTGTCGGCGGGGAGAGCGGGGCGCAGTCTTACCTGAAGGCCAAACAGAGTGTTACTGTCCGCAAAATGTACATGGGCAAAGTAACGATCGACCGTTTTACAGCGGATATTATGGAGCCGGTAGAGAATATCATATTTGATATCGAAACTGTGCGGATGATTAAGCTCCGCATGGAAGCCAAGCCTTAG
- a CDS encoding MurR/RpiR family transcriptional regulator, producing MNGGLIRLRELYETLSPSEHKIAAYILQNPDEMIQLSIADLATKSGSSQAAIVRLCKSIGFKGYQDLKIKVAGDLQGRDPAIIGYQEIRPNDTISAIMQNVSNNNIQSIRDTLTILDEAMVERAVEAIDRAKVIYFFGVGASNLIAMDAQQKFLRINKMSFSFADPHVQLTSAITATADDVAVCISYSGETKEVIRAASIVKDNGGTVISIAKYGNSTLSRSADIPLCTSATENEIRSGAMASRITQLNLIDILYLAVASRNYEQSVTYLEKSRQHIKRL from the coding sequence ATGAATGGCGGTTTGATTCGTTTGCGGGAATTGTATGAAACACTAAGTCCGTCGGAGCACAAGATTGCTGCGTATATCCTGCAGAATCCGGATGAAATGATCCAGCTCTCCATCGCTGATTTGGCTACGAAGAGCGGATCCAGCCAGGCGGCAATCGTCAGGCTGTGCAAGTCCATCGGCTTTAAGGGATACCAGGATCTGAAGATTAAAGTGGCCGGTGATCTTCAGGGCAGAGATCCGGCAATCATTGGCTACCAGGAGATTCGTCCCAATGACACGATTTCAGCCATTATGCAGAATGTATCCAATAATAATATTCAATCGATCCGGGATACTCTCACGATTTTGGATGAAGCCATGGTTGAGCGGGCGGTTGAAGCGATTGACCGGGCGAAGGTGATTTATTTCTTCGGAGTGGGAGCCTCCAACCTGATTGCGATGGATGCCCAGCAGAAGTTTTTGCGGATTAATAAGATGAGCTTCTCTTTTGCCGATCCGCATGTCCAGTTAACGAGCGCCATAACCGCAACTGCTGACGACGTGGCTGTATGCATTTCATACTCCGGCGAGACCAAAGAGGTTATCCGGGCAGCATCCATTGTGAAGGATAATGGGGGAACCGTGATCAGCATCGCGAAATATGGCAATTCCACCCTAAGCCGGAGCGCGGATATTCCGCTATGCACCTCCGCCACCGAAAATGAAATCCGCAGCGGAGCGATGGCTTCGCGGATTACACAGCTTAATCTTATCGATATTTTATATCTCGCCGTTGCAAGCCGGAATTATGAACAGTCCGTTACTTATCTGGAAAAGAGCAGACAACATATCAAACGGCTGTAG
- a CDS encoding exo-beta-N-acetylmuramidase NamZ family protein — MSLQVSCGVDRLAAGLSHPLLDGRRIGLVTNPTGITADFRSSVEVCRSLESSRLTALFACEHGIYGQHQAGVKFTDELDAGLGIPVYSLYGMHKKPAPEMLDEVDTLIFDIQDLGVRFYTYVSTLLYVMEACAENGKSLLVLDRPAPLGGTGSEGGLLEAGYESMVGAWSMPIRTGMTIGELALMANDKRGIGCVLDVIPLEGWNRQLEFMDTGLPWMMPSPNVPTIDTVRVYAGTCFFEGTNLSEGRGTTRPFEWVGAPWLDGALLAEAMEKHQLPGVHFHPVYATPTFSKHQGELCGGVRLFVTEPQAYESVRTGLAMLHEVCSLYPEQFQWVAPPKEGGRYFIDLLTGGEAVRRRIGTAEGLREIIGQWQEESDKWLMLRKPYLLYE, encoded by the coding sequence ATGAGTCTACAGGTGAGCTGCGGGGTGGACCGGCTGGCCGCAGGTTTGTCTCACCCGCTGCTAGATGGGCGGCGGATTGGGTTGGTTACAAATCCTACCGGCATAACGGCGGACTTTCGCTCCAGTGTGGAGGTGTGCCGGAGTCTGGAATCTTCTAGACTTACGGCACTTTTTGCGTGTGAACACGGCATATACGGCCAGCACCAAGCCGGTGTGAAATTCACGGATGAGCTGGACGCGGGGCTGGGGATTCCGGTGTACAGCTTGTACGGGATGCATAAGAAGCCGGCGCCTGAGATGCTGGATGAGGTGGATACGCTTATTTTTGACATTCAGGATCTGGGCGTGCGGTTTTATACGTATGTATCAACCTTGCTGTACGTAATGGAGGCCTGTGCGGAAAACGGTAAAAGTCTGCTCGTACTCGACCGTCCTGCCCCGCTTGGCGGAACCGGCAGCGAAGGCGGGCTTTTGGAGGCTGGCTACGAATCTATGGTTGGCGCCTGGTCCATGCCGATCCGCACGGGGATGACCATCGGGGAATTGGCGCTTATGGCGAACGACAAGAGAGGGATTGGCTGTGTTCTGGATGTCATCCCGCTTGAAGGCTGGAATCGTCAGCTGGAATTTATGGACACGGGTCTCCCGTGGATGATGCCCTCCCCTAATGTGCCGACGATCGACACGGTGAGAGTTTATGCTGGAACCTGTTTTTTTGAAGGAACGAATCTCTCAGAAGGGCGGGGAACCACCCGCCCGTTTGAGTGGGTTGGCGCACCATGGCTGGATGGGGCATTACTTGCCGAAGCGATGGAGAAACATCAGCTTCCGGGTGTGCACTTCCATCCTGTGTATGCAACACCAACCTTCTCCAAACATCAAGGAGAATTATGCGGTGGTGTGCGATTATTCGTGACTGAGCCGCAGGCTTATGAATCCGTACGTACCGGACTTGCCATGCTGCATGAGGTGTGTTCACTCTATCCGGAGCAGTTTCAGTGGGTTGCTCCGCCGAAAGAAGGCGGGAGATACTTCATTGATTTATTGACCGGCGGCGAAGCGGTGCGCAGGCGCATTGGCACAGCAGAGGGGCTGCGGGAAATCATTGGACAATGGCAGGAAGAAAGCGATAAATGGCTGATGTTGCGGAAGCCTTATCTTCTGTATGAATAG
- a CDS encoding carbohydrate ABC transporter permease, giving the protein MKTRSKTIFLWVAVACLVVWSIVTVIPLYWMIVGSVQDSAASASFRPSMLPEAFSLAPYDRFFAKTAAWRWLFNSLLISSILTITNVFFASLAGYAFAKLKFPGSNAIFWVLLSTMMIPAQVTLIPLYILIVNVFNLGDSYTAIILPTAITVGNIFLMKQYMSSLPTSLIHAARIDACSEFGIFWKVILPLAKPGLAVLAIFTFVASWNEFFWPFLITNSTEMRTIQVGLASFVFAESTDFGAIMAGATVGALPMLILFFSLQRYFLQGITIGAVKG; this is encoded by the coding sequence ATGAAAACTAGATCAAAGACCATCTTTCTATGGGTGGCGGTGGCTTGTCTTGTAGTGTGGAGTATAGTAACGGTTATTCCGCTTTACTGGATGATTGTCGGTTCCGTGCAGGACTCTGCTGCATCCGCCAGTTTCCGGCCAAGCATGCTGCCGGAGGCTTTCTCGCTCGCTCCATATGACCGTTTTTTTGCCAAAACAGCGGCCTGGCGCTGGCTGTTCAACTCTTTGCTGATTTCATCGATCCTTACCATTACCAATGTGTTTTTCGCTTCCCTTGCGGGATATGCTTTTGCTAAATTGAAATTTCCCGGAAGCAACGCGATTTTCTGGGTGCTGCTCAGCACGATGATGATCCCGGCACAGGTAACGTTGATTCCGCTCTATATTCTAATCGTCAACGTGTTTAATCTCGGTGACAGCTATACCGCGATTATTCTGCCGACGGCGATCACGGTTGGCAATATCTTTTTGATGAAGCAGTACATGTCCTCTCTTCCGACCTCGCTGATTCATGCGGCGCGGATCGATGCCTGCAGCGAGTTCGGCATCTTTTGGAAGGTTATTCTTCCGCTGGCAAAGCCCGGGCTTGCCGTACTCGCAATTTTCACCTTCGTCGCTTCCTGGAATGAATTTTTCTGGCCTTTCCTGATTACGAATTCGACGGAAATGCGGACGATCCAGGTCGGACTGGCTTCCTTTGTATTCGCAGAGTCTACCGATTTCGGAGCGATTATGGCAGGGGCGACAGTTGGTGCGCTGCCGATGCTGATTCTGTTCTTCTCGCTGCAGCGCTATTTCCTGCAGGGCATTACCATTGGAGCTGTAAAAGGCTAG
- a CDS encoding ABC transporter ATP-binding protein — translation MARVEFRNVRKQFDDQNKQTFTAVAGSDFVINDKEFVVFVGPSGCGKTTSLRMIAGLEQQTSGDIIIGERIVNNLHPKDRDIAMVFQDYALYPHMSIRENLSFGLKNLKKPKDYIEKKVQEAATILGLEEMLERKPRELSGGQRQRVAVGRAIVRDPQVFLFDEPLSNLDAKLRIQMRVELGELHKRLGATIVYVTHDQVEAMTLGERIVVMNKGVIQQVASPTELYANPKNMFVAGFIGSPAMNFIDARIEQGRVVIDGAEFLLSEDAAAGLQGYNNREIILGIRPEHIYGDDFAPGVSTEHQMQAHIKVVEHLGSENLVYFKIGSRTVTAKVHPETKAYNNLDKQFIFDLSKARYFDPATEERIVW, via the coding sequence ATGGCACGAGTTGAATTCCGCAATGTGCGCAAACAATTTGACGATCAGAACAAGCAGACCTTTACTGCGGTGGCGGGTTCCGATTTTGTTATTAATGATAAAGAATTTGTTGTGTTCGTCGGACCTTCAGGCTGCGGCAAAACCACCTCGCTGCGGATGATCGCAGGCCTGGAGCAGCAGACAAGCGGGGATATTATCATCGGCGAGCGTATCGTAAACAACCTTCATCCTAAAGACCGCGATATTGCGATGGTGTTCCAGGATTACGCGCTGTATCCGCATATGAGCATCCGTGAGAATCTGTCCTTTGGACTGAAGAACCTGAAGAAACCGAAGGATTATATTGAGAAAAAAGTTCAGGAAGCCGCGACCATTCTCGGACTCGAAGAGATGCTGGAACGCAAGCCGCGCGAGCTGTCCGGAGGACAGCGCCAGCGTGTGGCCGTCGGCCGGGCGATTGTGCGTGATCCGCAGGTGTTCCTGTTCGACGAGCCATTGTCCAATCTGGACGCGAAATTGCGGATTCAGATGCGTGTTGAGCTGGGCGAGCTTCATAAACGTCTCGGCGCTACAATTGTATATGTTACGCATGACCAGGTAGAAGCAATGACACTTGGTGAGCGGATTGTTGTTATGAATAAAGGTGTCATTCAACAAGTGGCTTCTCCGACCGAACTGTATGCTAATCCCAAAAATATGTTCGTAGCCGGATTCATCGGCTCTCCGGCGATGAACTTTATTGATGCCCGGATTGAACAGGGACGTGTAGTTATTGATGGTGCTGAATTCCTGCTGTCAGAGGATGCGGCGGCCGGTCTGCAAGGCTATAACAACAGAGAGATTATTCTTGGCATCCGCCCGGAGCATATCTACGGCGATGACTTCGCACCGGGAGTTTCTACAGAACATCAAATGCAGGCGCATATTAAGGTAGTAGAGCATCTGGGTTCCGAGAATTTGGTCTATTTTAAAATCGGCAGCCGAACGGTAACCGCCAAGGTTCATCCGGAGACGAAAGCCTACAATAATCTCGATAAGCAGTTTATTTTCGATCTCAGCAAAGCACGTTATTTCGATCCGGCAACTGAAGAAAGAATTGTCTGGTAG
- a CDS encoding carbohydrate ABC transporter permease, whose product MTTIAPKRTRSSAGRLWREYGWAYLFILAPVLLFLVFTLYPVVSALIMSFQQYNIMNSTWIGFDNYERLFQDSTFWKSMWNTVIFTVCTVPVNIVITFVLSYLIYQMKTKWQTFFKATLYLPAVASGVTISIVWLAIFDPTNVGLLNRFLEWFGLDPVIWLGQSKTALFSLILMNWLGSHGAGIILYLASMGGVPKSLYEAADIDHASGWTKFTRITWPLLKPTTLYLLVTGVITSFQVFISVYMMTQGGPNFATTTIAYLIYQTAFQFYEFGLASAQSFVLAFLIILVSVIQFKYFSSDVEY is encoded by the coding sequence ATGACGACAATCGCGCCAAAGCGGACGCGCAGTTCCGCCGGCAGGTTATGGCGTGAATATGGATGGGCGTACCTGTTTATCCTGGCACCCGTTCTGCTGTTTCTGGTGTTTACACTATATCCGGTCGTATCTGCCTTGATCATGAGCTTCCAGCAGTACAACATTATGAACTCCACCTGGATCGGCTTCGACAATTATGAGCGGCTGTTTCAGGATTCAACCTTCTGGAAATCGATGTGGAATACCGTTATTTTTACGGTGTGCACGGTACCGGTTAATATTGTCATTACGTTTGTGCTGTCCTATTTAATCTACCAGATGAAGACCAAATGGCAGACTTTCTTCAAGGCTACACTATATCTTCCGGCAGTTGCGTCCGGCGTCACGATATCCATCGTCTGGCTGGCAATTTTTGATCCGACGAATGTCGGGCTTCTGAACCGGTTTCTGGAATGGTTTGGCCTTGACCCGGTGATCTGGCTTGGACAGTCCAAGACTGCACTCTTCTCGCTGATTCTGATGAACTGGCTCGGCTCGCACGGAGCGGGAATCATTCTGTATCTGGCGTCGATGGGCGGAGTTCCGAAATCACTCTATGAAGCGGCTGATATTGATCATGCCAGCGGCTGGACCAAATTTACACGGATTACCTGGCCTTTGCTGAAACCGACCACTCTATATCTGCTTGTAACGGGAGTGATTACTTCCTTCCAGGTCTTTATCTCGGTGTACATGATGACCCAGGGCGGGCCGAACTTTGCGACAACGACGATTGCTTATCTGATCTACCAGACGGCGTTCCAGTTTTATGAATTTGGCCTGGCTTCGGCGCAGTCGTTCGTGCTGGCGTTTCTGATTATCCTGGTCTCTGTCATTCAGTTTAAATATTTCTCGAGTGATGTCGAGTATTAG